From Cecembia calidifontis, one genomic window encodes:
- a CDS encoding vitamin K epoxide reductase family protein, producing MGNSFLILKNILLLLDVPFTNGYLKDKVASHPEQESLLTISDTLNHYMVDSLGLNLSIEKLDQIPLPCIVQIQENGHPFFSVLTKSEIDTVSYLDEKGKIKNTSKEDFAKIWTGVTLLLEKSDKSGEPGYKERQREVVVFRSLLGLLGLISLIGLIAFYQPIFANPYQALIILFLFLLKVTGLFISSVLLWSEVDKDNRAIQDFCSGGKNIDCNSVTSSFSLPGGISLGIIAFAYFFSGGMLLLLTSFSGSGLQLLGYLSLSGVFIIPISIYYQWAKIRKWCVLCLWISTVLLAEILLSQIFLVNSGSVKIQDLTLFSFLFLGTVVAWLSLKPYFLAKKELQKQKSKLARFLSNSETFDHFLSGSRRISNNPEGLGIMLKGENAKYHVLKVCNPYCGPCANSHPILEELFASGNINLQVVFHPGGEDAIKYKTISHIMAVAAQANQEQIQKVLDDWYLPEKKDYETFAAKYPMNGELKAQESCIKDMLNWCELENISYTPTIFINGYELPKAYSIEDLKYILI from the coding sequence ATGGGGAATTCCTTTTTGATTTTGAAGAATATTCTGCTGCTACTGGATGTTCCTTTTACGAATGGCTATCTGAAAGATAAAGTGGCATCCCATCCTGAACAGGAATCCTTGCTTACCATTTCGGATACCTTGAATCATTATATGGTGGATAGCCTTGGACTTAACCTTTCCATAGAAAAGCTGGATCAAATTCCGCTTCCCTGTATTGTACAGATTCAAGAAAATGGACATCCTTTTTTTAGTGTGCTCACTAAATCGGAAATAGATACCGTATCCTACCTGGATGAAAAGGGAAAAATCAAAAACACTTCAAAAGAGGATTTTGCCAAAATTTGGACAGGTGTAACTCTACTTTTGGAGAAGTCTGATAAATCAGGTGAACCTGGATACAAAGAAAGACAGCGGGAAGTTGTAGTGTTCCGATCATTGCTTGGTCTCCTTGGACTAATAAGTCTCATTGGGTTAATTGCTTTTTATCAGCCTATTTTCGCAAACCCATACCAAGCGCTTATAATTTTGTTCCTTTTCCTCCTTAAAGTTACTGGATTGTTCATTTCCTCGGTTTTGCTTTGGTCAGAAGTTGATAAGGACAATAGAGCCATTCAGGATTTTTGTTCAGGAGGAAAAAATATAGACTGTAATTCAGTTACCTCTTCCTTTTCTTTGCCAGGAGGGATAAGTTTAGGCATCATAGCCTTTGCCTATTTCTTTTCTGGAGGTATGCTTTTGCTTTTGACTTCGTTTTCAGGTTCAGGATTGCAGCTGCTTGGCTATTTGAGTCTGTCCGGAGTATTTATAATTCCCATATCCATCTATTACCAATGGGCAAAAATAAGGAAATGGTGTGTGTTGTGCCTTTGGATTTCGACAGTACTGCTCGCAGAAATATTGCTTAGTCAGATTTTTTTGGTAAACTCCGGCTCCGTAAAAATCCAGGATTTGACATTGTTTTCCTTCCTATTTTTAGGGACAGTAGTGGCTTGGCTGAGTCTTAAGCCATATTTCCTGGCTAAAAAGGAACTCCAAAAGCAAAAAAGCAAATTGGCCAGGTTTCTCTCCAATAGTGAAACCTTTGATCATTTTTTATCGGGTTCAAGAAGAATTTCCAATAATCCAGAAGGATTGGGAATAATGCTTAAAGGGGAAAATGCCAAATATCATGTACTTAAAGTATGCAACCCATACTGTGGACCATGTGCTAATTCACATCCTATTTTGGAAGAATTGTTTGCTTCAGGAAACATAAACCTACAAGTCGTATTTCATCCCGGTGGAGAAGATGCAATTAAATACAAAACTATTAGTCATATTATGGCAGTAGCTGCTCAAGCCAATCAAGAGCAGATACAGAAAGTACTTGACGATTGGTACCTGCCTGAGAAGAAGGACTATGAAACCTTTGCCGCCAAATACCCTATGAACGGGGAACTGAAAGCTCAGGAATCCTGCATAAAAGACATGTTGAATTGGTGTGAACTGGAAAATATCAGCTACACACCAACCATCTTTATCAATGGATATGAATTACCTAAGGCTTACAGTATAGAAGACCTAAAATATATTTTGATATAA
- a CDS encoding IS30 family transposase → MNKFKHLSQEQRYQIEALFRNGTSQTKIAAIIGVNKSTVSRELQRNTGKRGRYSGEYKAAVAQNRTDERHRLKRKRIKFTESLKEEARKFLVVDKLSPELISVTWKKQGKEGVCHETLYNWIFTAKKSSHWRYRRDRELYKNLRHGKRKRKRGNYRHTRGIIRERVPIDQRPPVVEKRQRIGDIEVDLMMGKNHKSALLVLVDRATLVTTIEKLDGKNADIIEQKIAKRIQRIGASFFKSITFDNDMAFANHYKIRDKFNIPTFFTRPYTSQDKGTVENRIGLIRAFLPKGTDLNQISREQIQNIETKINNRPIRKFNYLSPIECLMKKLGVAFMT, encoded by the coding sequence ATGAATAAATTTAAACATCTCAGCCAGGAACAAAGGTACCAAATAGAGGCTTTATTTAGAAACGGAACTTCCCAGACCAAAATCGCTGCGATTATCGGTGTCAACAAAAGTACTGTATCCAGAGAACTTCAAAGAAATACCGGCAAGAGGGGCCGTTATAGCGGTGAATATAAGGCTGCAGTTGCCCAGAACCGTACAGACGAAAGACATAGACTCAAGAGAAAGCGAATCAAATTTACCGAGTCCCTTAAAGAAGAGGCCCGCAAATTCCTTGTTGTTGACAAATTGAGCCCAGAGCTAATATCGGTCACCTGGAAGAAACAAGGTAAAGAAGGGGTTTGTCATGAGACACTCTACAACTGGATATTTACTGCCAAAAAAAGTAGCCATTGGAGATACCGAAGGGACAGGGAGCTTTACAAGAATCTCCGGCATGGTAAAAGAAAGCGTAAGAGAGGTAATTACAGGCATACCAGAGGAATTATCAGGGAGAGAGTTCCAATTGACCAAAGGCCTCCTGTAGTTGAAAAAAGACAAAGGATAGGAGATATTGAAGTAGACCTTATGATGGGGAAAAACCACAAATCAGCTCTTTTGGTACTGGTGGACAGGGCAACCTTGGTTACTACCATAGAGAAACTTGATGGTAAAAATGCAGATATCATTGAACAGAAAATAGCAAAGAGAATACAGAGAATTGGTGCTTCGTTCTTCAAATCAATCACTTTCGATAATGATATGGCATTCGCAAACCATTATAAAATCAGAGATAAATTCAATATCCCAACATTCTTTACAAGACCATACACTTCACAGGATAAAGGAACAGTGGAAAACAGAATCGGACTTATCAGGGCTTTCCTGCCAAAGGGTACTGACCTCAATCAAATCTCTCGGGAACAGATCCAAAATATAGAAACCAAAATCAATAACAGGCCAATAAGAAAGTTTAATTATCTTAGTCCTATCGAATGTCTAATGAAAAAATTAGGCGTTGCATTTATGACTTGA
- a CDS encoding cysteine peptidase family C39 domain-containing protein, protein MKTSFPFYKQPDTKDCGPTCLRIIAKHYGKLISLKEIREISETTREGSSLLKLSDAAETMGSKTIGAKLSFEKLTQAPLPLIAHWDRQHFVVVYKIRKDIVYISDPAYGLIRYNKQEFISRWIDNNANEQTKEGITLLLEPTPVFRKMKWEDKEKRSLSFLFKYLFNYKNLIAQLAIGLLVGSLLQLIFPFLTQSIVDVGIQNQDINFIYLVLFAQIMLFLGRMSVEVLRSWILTHLITWINISFVSDIFSELTFRYVIFIKLYF, encoded by the coding sequence TTGAAAACCTCCTTCCCCTTCTACAAACAACCCGACACTAAAGACTGCGGTCCTACCTGTTTGCGAATCATTGCCAAGCATTACGGGAAACTGATTTCCCTCAAAGAAATACGGGAAATATCCGAAACTACTAGGGAAGGTAGCAGTTTGCTGAAATTGAGTGATGCTGCAGAGACCATGGGATCCAAAACCATTGGTGCCAAGTTAAGTTTTGAGAAACTCACTCAGGCTCCTTTACCCCTGATAGCCCATTGGGACAGGCAGCACTTTGTGGTAGTGTATAAAATCCGAAAAGATATCGTCTATATTTCTGACCCTGCCTATGGTTTGATCCGATATAATAAGCAGGAGTTTATTTCAAGATGGATCGACAACAATGCCAATGAGCAGACCAAAGAAGGCATCACCCTTCTGTTGGAGCCTACCCCAGTTTTCAGGAAAATGAAATGGGAGGATAAAGAGAAGCGTTCTTTAAGTTTCCTGTTCAAATACCTCTTCAACTATAAAAACCTGATTGCCCAGCTGGCCATCGGATTGCTGGTAGGCAGTCTCTTGCAGTTGATTTTTCCTTTCTTGACCCAGAGTATTGTCGATGTGGGGATCCAGAACCAGGACATCAACTTTATCTATCTGGTGCTTTTTGCCCAGATCATGCTCTTTCTGGGTAGGATGAGTGTGGAAGTGCTTCGCAGCTGGATATTGACGCACCTGATTACCTGGATCAATATTTCATTTGTTTCGGATATTTTCAGTGAACTTACATTCAGATACGTAATTTTTATAAAATTGTACTTTTAG
- a CDS encoding 6-bladed beta-propeller → MKHITRVLFFIFIFQFQNCGIKEFPDSLQSTKTIEIKRDFLKGDSPEFIIEIIDTINLEVPGNPPLTSIQDLAFSQDFFVLLDRRQGLLKFENNGNFLGKIGGNGEGPDEYTMPYAIHLNEKENVVFVADWQKMTVISYNLEGEFNSASNKLPGHPISFYKDNDTLLVVQETLNGTKEKPRQVLISSIEPKTLEVENWERPLYGFHSDYTNIHPIPRIISRVGNVPLFYMPIIRGDISSHSDTDTIFRKQEGRLTPEYLLNFIGFDNTLQLGMRQVVMSNSHAFLRIVYDNTSYFIVIDLESNRPLIHLRKLFDQAMTDEMIPKPFKGNVYYSILRDKQNALEKNPLIVMYRLTFARN, encoded by the coding sequence ATGAAACATATTACGAGAGTGTTGTTTTTTATTTTTATTTTTCAATTTCAAAATTGTGGAATTAAAGAATTTCCAGATTCTCTTCAATCTACAAAAACAATAGAAATCAAAAGGGATTTTTTAAAGGGAGATTCACCGGAATTTATAATTGAAATAATAGACACTATAAACCTAGAAGTTCCTGGAAATCCACCTCTTACTTCAATCCAAGATTTAGCTTTTTCGCAAGACTTCTTTGTTCTTTTGGACAGAAGGCAGGGTCTATTAAAGTTTGAAAACAATGGTAATTTTCTCGGGAAAATCGGAGGGAATGGAGAGGGACCAGATGAATATACTATGCCCTATGCGATTCACTTAAATGAAAAGGAAAATGTTGTCTTTGTTGCAGATTGGCAGAAAATGACTGTGATTTCTTATAACTTGGAAGGTGAATTTAACTCTGCAAGCAATAAATTGCCAGGGCATCCGATCTCCTTCTATAAAGACAATGATACCCTTCTGGTGGTTCAGGAGACGCTTAATGGTACCAAGGAAAAGCCCCGGCAGGTGTTGATTAGCTCAATTGAACCCAAAACCCTTGAAGTTGAAAACTGGGAAAGGCCACTTTATGGCTTTCATTCTGATTACACCAATATCCATCCAATCCCTAGGATAATAAGTCGGGTAGGCAATGTTCCCCTTTTTTATATGCCAATCATTCGGGGAGATATATCATCGCATAGTGACACGGATACGATTTTTAGAAAACAGGAGGGTCGATTGACCCCAGAATACCTACTTAATTTCATTGGATTTGACAACACACTTCAATTGGGAATGAGGCAAGTTGTGATGTCAAATAGCCATGCGTTTTTACGAATTGTATATGACAATACTTCCTATTTTATAGTAATTGATTTAGAAAGCAATCGTCCCCTAATTCATTTAAGGAAATTATTTGATCAGGCGATGACAGATGAAATGATTCCAAAGCCTTTTAAAGGAAATGTATATTACTCCATTCTTAGGGATAAACAAAATGCCCTAGAAAAAAATCCACTAATCGTTATGTATCGTTTGACATTCGCTAGAAATTAA
- a CDS encoding cysteine peptidase family C39 domain-containing protein, translating into MENSYLILKKVLLLLDVPFTKEYLKDQVASHPEQESLLTISDTLNHYKVDSLGLNLSVEKLDQIPLPCIIQIQENGHPYFSILTKAEIDSVDYLDEKGKIKNTSKEEFAKNWTGVTLLLEKSDKSGEPGFKARQQDAFVFRFLLFSLVLISLIGLLGFSQPIFVNQTHALIIMSLLLLKAIGLFISSVLLWSEVDKDNKAIKDYCTGGKNTDCNSVISSFSLPGGISLSIIAFAYFFSGVLFVLLSSFSGSGLHLLGYLTLSGVFIIPISIYYQWAKIRKWCVLCLWISTVLLAEILLSQIFLVNTVSVQFQELALFSFLFLGTEVAWLSIKPYFLTNKELQKQKSKLARFLSNTEIFEHFLSGSRSISNNPEGLGILLKGKNAKYHVLKVCNPYCGPCANSHPILEELFASENINLQVVFHPGGEDAIKYKTISHIMAVAAQANQEEIIQALDDWYLPERKEYETFAAKYPMNGELKAQESCIKDMLNWCELENISYTPTIFINGYELPKAYSIEDLKYILI; encoded by the coding sequence ATGGAAAATTCTTATTTGATTTTAAAGAAAGTCCTACTTCTTCTGGATGTTCCTTTTACAAAAGAATACTTGAAAGATCAGGTAGCATCCCATCCCGAGCAGGAATCTTTGCTTACTATTTCAGATACCTTGAATCATTATAAGGTGGACAGCCTTGGACTTAACCTTTCTGTAGAAAAGCTGGATCAAATTCCGCTTCCCTGTATTATACAGATTCAAGAAAATGGACATCCTTATTTTAGCATTCTCACTAAAGCGGAAATAGATTCTGTTGATTACCTGGATGAAAAGGGGAAAATCAAAAACACTTCAAAAGAGGAATTTGCCAAAAACTGGACAGGTGTAACTCTACTTTTGGAGAAGTCTGATAAATCAGGTGAACCTGGATTTAAGGCGAGACAGCAGGATGCTTTCGTCTTCCGGTTTCTGCTTTTTTCCTTAGTACTCATAAGCCTGATTGGGTTACTTGGTTTTTCTCAGCCTATTTTCGTAAATCAAACCCATGCACTTATAATTATGTCACTATTGCTTCTGAAAGCCATTGGATTGTTCATTTCCTCGGTTTTGCTTTGGTCAGAAGTTGATAAGGACAATAAGGCCATAAAAGATTATTGCACAGGAGGCAAAAATACAGACTGTAATTCAGTCATTTCTTCCTTTTCTTTGCCGGGAGGAATAAGCTTAAGCATTATAGCCTTTGCCTATTTCTTTTCAGGTGTTCTCTTTGTGCTTTTGTCTTCTTTCTCCGGATCAGGATTGCATTTACTTGGCTATTTGACTCTGTCCGGAGTATTTATAATTCCCATATCCATCTATTACCAATGGGCAAAAATAAGGAAATGGTGTGTGTTGTGCCTTTGGATTTCGACAGTACTGCTCGCAGAAATATTGCTTAGTCAGATTTTTCTGGTGAACACAGTCTCCGTACAATTTCAGGAATTGGCTTTGTTTTCCTTTCTATTTTTAGGGACAGAAGTGGCTTGGCTGAGTATTAAGCCATATTTTCTGACCAATAAGGAACTTCAAAAGCAAAAAAGTAAGCTTGCCAGATTTCTTTCCAACACAGAAATCTTTGAACATTTTTTATCGGGTTCAAGAAGTATTTCCAATAATCCAGAAGGATTGGGAATATTGCTTAAAGGGAAAAATGCCAAATATCATGTACTCAAAGTGTGTAATCCATACTGTGGGCCATGTGCTAATTCACATCCTATTTTGGAAGAATTGTTTGCTTCCGAAAACATAAACCTACAAGTCGTATTTCATCCCGGTGGAGAAGATGCAATTAAGTATAAAACAATCAGTCATATTATGGCTGTAGCTGCTCAGGCCAATCAGGAGGAAATCATACAGGCACTTGACGATTGGTACCTGCCAGAGAGGAAGGAGTATGAAACCTTTGCAGCCAAATACCCTATGAACGGGGAACTGAAAGCTCAGGAATCCTGCATAAAAGACATGTTGAATTGGTGTGAACTGGAAAATATCAGCTACACACCAACCATCTTTATCAATGGATATGAATTACCTAAGGCTTACAGTATAGAAGACCTAAAATATATTTTGATATAA
- a CDS encoding ABC transporter transmembrane domain-containing protein, with protein sequence MLVGSLLQLIFPFLTQSIVDVGIQNQDINFIYLVLFAQIMLFLGRMSVEVLRSWILTHLTTRINISLVSDFFIKLMNLPISYFDTRMTGDIMQRIGDHCSGPSGACGLVSLVFKSLAYFGTELKILYQGYEGETCRQPCYSKVQPSDN encoded by the coding sequence TTGCTGGTAGGCAGTCTCTTGCAGCTGATTTTTCCTTTCCTGACCCAAAGCATTGTGGATGTGGGGATCCAAAACCAGGACATCAACTTTATCTATCTGGTCCTTTTTGCCCAGATCATGCTCTTTCTGGGGAGGATGAGTGTGGAAGTGCTCCGCAGTTGGATATTGACGCACCTGACCACAAGGATTAATATTTCACTTGTTTCGGATTTTTTTATCAAATTGATGAACCTGCCCATTTCCTATTTCGATACCCGGATGACTGGGGATATCATGCAAAGGATCGGAGACCACTGCTCCGGGCCATCCGGAGCATGTGGCTTGGTATCATTGGTATTTAAGTCTTTGGCCTATTTTGGAACGGAGTTGAAAATCCTTTACCAGGGGTACGAAGGCGAAACCTGCAGGCAGCCATGTTATTCAAAGGTACAACCTTCGGACAACTGA
- a CDS encoding cysteine peptidase family C39 domain-containing protein yields MKATFPFYKQPDFKDCGPTCLRIIAKHYGKLISLKEIREISETTREGSSLLKLSDAAEAMGFKTIGAKLNFNKLREAPLPVIVHWNKQHFVVVYKIRKDTVYISDPAYGLIQYSKEEFISRWIGNNADEHTKEGITLLLEPTPTFRKMKWEDKEKRSLSFLFKYLFNYKTSLLNWPSDCW; encoded by the coding sequence TTGAAAGCCACCTTCCCCTTCTACAAACAACCCGACTTTAAAGACTGTGGTCCCACCTGCTTGCGCATCATAGCCAAGCACTATGGCAAGCTGATATCGTTAAAAGAAATCAGAGAAATATCCGAAACTACGAGGGAAGGAAGTAGCTTATTGAAACTCAGTGATGCAGCAGAGGCTATGGGATTTAAGACCATAGGGGCAAAACTGAATTTTAATAAACTTAGAGAAGCCCCCCTTCCAGTTATTGTCCATTGGAACAAACAGCACTTTGTAGTGGTGTATAAAATCAGAAAAGATACTGTCTATATCTCAGATCCAGCTTATGGTCTGATCCAGTATTCTAAAGAAGAATTTATTTCACGATGGATCGGCAACAATGCCGATGAGCATACCAAAGAGGGAATCACTCTTTTGCTGGAACCTACCCCTACCTTCAGGAAAATGAAATGGGAGGATAAAGAGAAGCGTTCCCTTAGTTTCCTGTTCAAGTACCTCTTCAACTATAAAACCTCATTGCTTAACTGGCCATCGGATTGCTGGTAG
- a CDS encoding DUF4221 family protein codes for MRYLYLLILVVMAFCKEKTEKNKSDYFSNLRFSADTVIIDPQDEIIYLKHALFGADISKDKKYLFNFNAEDNTVEKINLDELVLEEKLPFDKEGPNGTGAYIGTVNVQNGNQITFNGINQTALFSLDGKKLMTVFLENFSLGGHTMKSWEELRPNRILDTASSRLYGLIYSIIDKSLFLGILHLDEYEISKMEMKTFENLPKFIFTFSSPNVISTILPGMGIEKFDTNLIISNQITNALILYNTELDTLIIKSFNSQLTANEKVKEYQLEHETDESFEREYGRFHQEINFLPPFWDEKNQIFYRFSYRETASENNQDEEAKSKVYLTAFDKELNQIGETFVPKLTKKPAKHFAKDGKIWIYENINDEMGFVVLTMSK; via the coding sequence ATGAGGTATTTATACTTATTGATACTTGTTGTGATGGCATTTTGTAAAGAAAAAACCGAGAAAAACAAGTCCGATTATTTTTCAAATCTTCGATTTTCAGCAGATACTGTAATCATTGATCCCCAAGATGAAATAATCTATTTAAAACATGCGCTATTTGGTGCGGACATAAGCAAAGACAAAAAGTACCTTTTTAACTTTAATGCGGAAGATAATACAGTTGAAAAAATAAATCTAGATGAGTTGGTGCTAGAGGAAAAACTACCTTTCGATAAAGAAGGCCCCAATGGGACAGGGGCTTATATAGGAACAGTGAACGTTCAAAACGGAAATCAAATAACTTTCAATGGAATAAACCAAACCGCATTATTTTCTTTGGATGGCAAAAAATTGATGACAGTTTTTTTGGAAAACTTTTCATTGGGAGGGCATACAATGAAAAGTTGGGAGGAATTAAGGCCAAATAGAATACTTGACACAGCTTCCAGTAGATTATATGGGTTAATCTATAGTATTATTGATAAGAGTCTTTTTTTAGGGATACTCCATTTGGACGAGTATGAGATATCAAAAATGGAAATGAAAACCTTTGAGAATTTGCCCAAATTTATCTTCACATTCTCTTCTCCCAATGTTATTAGTACCATATTACCAGGAATGGGAATTGAAAAGTTCGATACGAATTTGATAATATCCAATCAAATAACGAATGCGTTAATTTTGTATAATACCGAATTGGATACTCTAATTATTAAATCATTCAACAGTCAACTTACAGCCAATGAAAAAGTGAAAGAATATCAATTGGAACATGAAACTGATGAAAGTTTTGAAAGAGAATATGGCAGATTCCATCAAGAAATCAATTTCTTACCACCTTTTTGGGATGAAAAAAATCAGATCTTTTATAGGTTTTCCTACAGAGAAACAGCGTCTGAAAATAACCAAGATGAAGAAGCTAAATCGAAAGTATACCTGACGGCTTTTGACAAAGAGCTCAATCAGATAGGGGAAACCTTCGTTCCTAAATTGACAAAAAAGCCAGCAAAACATTTTGCAAAGGACGGCAAAATCTGGATTTATGAGAATATCAATGATGAGATGGGGTTTGTTGTGTTAACTATGTCCAAATAA